A stretch of DNA from Vidua chalybeata isolate OUT-0048 chromosome 3, bVidCha1 merged haplotype, whole genome shotgun sequence:
AATGACCATCTGTGGTGGGCCTGGTCTGACATTCAAAGAACTGAGCACAACTCCAGATCCCATTGATTTTTAATGGGAATGAGAGCTAGCTTGAGTCAGTACTAAAAAtgtgatcaaaaaaaaaaaaaaaaaagccaaagaaggAAATTTAGTCTGGAAATTCCAGGGGAACTTGTAAAATGCCTAATTGAGTGGAGTTTATTAGTTAATTAATCCTTTTCCAGGCAAGCATACAAAACAGTggcaaacaaattattttgaaagcagaattaaGAAATCAATTCTGTCCAAATTTCCTTGGTACTTTGGGAAGACAGTCACctctttgaaataatatttcagtgGAGGGTTGGACTAGTCCATGATGCTGCTTTTGTTATTGTAGGTGATAAAAATGACAGAGAGAGAAGTGAAAACGAACAGCCTGAAGTGAGGCATCCCAAGGACCCAGCAGAGACTGAAAATCGTCCTGCTGGGAGCGTGGAGAAAGAACAGAGGCAGGCAGAAGAGGAATCTAAAACGTACATGGAAGGAGGTGATGAGGAGAAACTTGCCCGTGAGAAAGGTAaaagtgaggaggaggaggctggacaCCACACACCTGCTCAGGATGAGACACTTCACAcggaagaaaaaaagcagtacCAGGAAATTGGGcgagaggaggagaggaattACCACAGtgaagaggaaagcaaagaggGCAGGTGTTGTGAGGATGTAGAGGCTGCTGTTCTCACCAAAAAGTCCCACTCTGAGGGCATGAGCATGGATGAGTTCCGTGGTGGGAATGATCAGAGCCCCAGGGGCCGCTGGCACCTGGAGGAGGGAATGCAGAGCCCTTCCAAGCAAATTCGGGaaggtgaggaggaagaggaagaaaggagggagaaataCCACCATGAGTCTCAGGAACATGGTTTCTCCCACCAGCAGGAGCGTGAAGAATCCGAGGAGAGTGAagaaagagaggagggaaaggaacCCTTCAAAGCCAAAGGTTATCGTGGGAAGCACAGAGCGGGGGACTCCCATGAAGAGAAGAGGGGCCATGGTGGTGAGAGGGGGGAACAAGCAGGGGGATCACACCCAGGGGAGGCCAAGCTCTGGGAGCAGTGGAAGCACCGTCAGAAACATCAGGAAGGGTCTGAGGAGAAGGGTGGCTCTCCTGGGAGGCGTGGGCccgaggagctgcaggaggagaggccggcagagcagggcagcgaggagcacagggacagctggcagcagagccaggagagcagggaggaggaaaacaagagGCACCaccacagccaggagagcagtGAGGAGAGGAGGCAGCACGATGGATCCCACCCTTCTGAGGGGGGGATGTACCTTGCTGGTGaaaaccaggagcagctggccAGGTACCTCAGCGAGGAGAAGCAGCGCCGCGCGGGAGGGAGAGCTCGCCTACGGAGCAGGGAACAGGAAGGGTCCCGGCAGGCTCGAGAGCACAAGGGGCAGGCCAGCAGGCACCACAGCACTGAGGacagcctggaggaggaggaggtggtggaaAAGAAGCATCACAGCAGTGACCAGGTggaaaatgaggaggaggaaaggttTGCAGAGAGAGGAGAGTACAGGGGCCATCTCCCCgcagagaaggagaagagaacTGCAGCATCCTACAGGCCTTTCTACCCACTGCTGTGGTGGAAAAAACAGCACTTGGACAAAAGGGACAGTGCAGGGGAGCAGCTtctggagggcagggaggaaggcaggCCCGCCCTGAGTGAGAAGAGCCTTTTCCCTGAATACAATGACTACGAGTGGTGGTCAGAAAAGCAAATCCAGAGTGCTCTGAAGCACAGGCGCACCGAGAAGAGGAATCCTGGCAAAACGAACAGGTACGATATGGAAAGGCAGTACAACAAGATGGATCAACTTGCACAACTTCTCAACTACAAGAAGAAGTCAGCTGAACTCCCAGGGCTGTACAGCTCTGGAGAAGACCTGAAGAAACGTCACGTGGCTGGGAACGACAGAAGGAGCCTCAGCCAGAGGCCCCTGACAGAAGAGGAGGTAAgtgcacagcttctctggaaagcTGGGGGAAACACACTTCCAAATCCATTCCCAAGGCAGCTGGGAAACTGCATAGAAAAATACAAGCAAGATTAAGTCACAGTTTGAGAGTAGATCTTCAGTgatttaaaaatctgctttctttgAACAGTGGAACTTCGAGTTTGCTGAAGTACCCCAGGGCCCAATT
This window harbors:
- the CHGB gene encoding secretogranin-1 isoform X5 produces the protein MGPRALLALLAAAALAGASTVPVEKDHTEEMVTRCIVEVLSNALSKPNAPPINPECKEILKKSDKNDRERSENEQPEVRHPKDPAETENRPAGSVEKEQRQAEEESKTYMEGGDEEKLAREKGKSEEEEAGHHTPAQDETLHTEEKKQYQEIGREEERNYHSEEESKEGRCCEDVEAAVLTKKSHSEGMSMDEFRGGNDQSPRGRWHLEEGMQSPSKQIREGEEEEEERREKYHHESQEHGFSHQQEREESEESEEREEGKEPFKAKGYRGKHRAGDSHEEKRGHGGERGEQAGGSHPGEAKLWEQWKHRQKHQEGSEEKGGSPGRRGPEELQEERPAEQGSEEHRDSWQQSQESREEENKRHHHSQESSEERRQHDGSHPSEGGMYLAGENQEQLARYLSEEKQRRAGGRARLRSREQEGSRQAREHKGQASRHHSTEDSLEEEEVVEKKHHSSDQVENEEEERFAERGEYRGHLPAEKEKRTAASYRPFYPLLWWKKQHLDKRDSAGEQLLEGREEGRPALSEKSLFPEYNDYEWWSEKQIQSALKHRRTEKRNPGKTNRYDMERQYNKMDQLAQLLNYKKKSAELPGLYSSGEDLKKRHVAGNDRRSLSQRPLTEEEEKQLENLATMDLELQNIAEKINSLRRG
- the CHGB gene encoding secretogranin-1 isoform X4 translates to MKQRHVGISSGTHLKICSNLGDGSKNRASTVPVEKDHTEEMVTRCIVEVLSNALSKPNAPPINPECKEILKKSDKNDRERSENEQPEVRHPKDPAETENRPAGSVEKEQRQAEEESKTYMEGGDEEKLAREKGKSEEEEAGHHTPAQDETLHTEEKKQYQEIGREEERNYHSEEESKEGRCCEDVEAAVLTKKSHSEGMSMDEFRGGNDQSPRGRWHLEEGMQSPSKQIREGEEEEEERREKYHHESQEHGFSHQQEREESEESEEREEGKEPFKAKGYRGKHRAGDSHEEKRGHGGERGEQAGGSHPGEAKLWEQWKHRQKHQEGSEEKGGSPGRRGPEELQEERPAEQGSEEHRDSWQQSQESREEENKRHHHSQESSEERRQHDGSHPSEGGMYLAGENQEQLARYLSEEKQRRAGGRARLRSREQEGSRQAREHKGQASRHHSTEDSLEEEEVVEKKHHSSDQVENEEEERFAERGEYRGHLPAEKEKRTAASYRPFYPLLWWKKQHLDKRDSAGEQLLEGREEGRPALSEKSLFPEYNDYEWWSEKQIQSALKHRRTEKRNPGKTNRYDMERQYNKMDQLAQLLNYKKKSAELPGLYSSGEDLKKRHVAGNDRRSLSQRPLTEEEEKQLENLATMDLELQNIAEKINSLRRG
- the CHGB gene encoding secretogranin-1 isoform X2 — its product is MEEKETSSSHTSESSILDLPSVCDLAEHFLPPHSSENSQELYPSGDVFPSPPTGASTVPVEKDHTEEMVTRCIVEVLSNALSKPNAPPINPECKEILKKSDKNDRERSENEQPEVRHPKDPAETENRPAGSVEKEQRQAEEESKTYMEGGDEEKLAREKGKSEEEEAGHHTPAQDETLHTEEKKQYQEIGREEERNYHSEEESKEGRCCEDVEAAVLTKKSHSEGMSMDEFRGGNDQSPRGRWHLEEGMQSPSKQIREGEEEEEERREKYHHESQEHGFSHQQEREESEESEEREEGKEPFKAKGYRGKHRAGDSHEEKRGHGGERGEQAGGSHPGEAKLWEQWKHRQKHQEGSEEKGGSPGRRGPEELQEERPAEQGSEEHRDSWQQSQESREEENKRHHHSQESSEERRQHDGSHPSEGGMYLAGENQEQLARYLSEEKQRRAGGRARLRSREQEGSRQAREHKGQASRHHSTEDSLEEEEVVEKKHHSSDQVENEEEERFAERGEYRGHLPAEKEKRTAASYRPFYPLLWWKKQHLDKRDSAGEQLLEGREEGRPALSEKSLFPEYNDYEWWSEKQIQSALKHRRTEKRNPGKTNRYDMERQYNKMDQLAQLLNYKKKSAELPGLYSSGEDLKKRHVAGNDRRSLSQRPLTEEEEKQLENLATMDLELQNIAEKINSLRRG
- the CHGB gene encoding secretogranin-1 isoform X1; amino-acid sequence: MLPEGKGERNEAGRKRTPSPAEQGSCGTMEEKETSSSHTSESSILDLPSVCDLAEHFLPPHSSENSQELYPSGDVFPSPPTGASTVPVEKDHTEEMVTRCIVEVLSNALSKPNAPPINPECKEILKKSDKNDRERSENEQPEVRHPKDPAETENRPAGSVEKEQRQAEEESKTYMEGGDEEKLAREKGKSEEEEAGHHTPAQDETLHTEEKKQYQEIGREEERNYHSEEESKEGRCCEDVEAAVLTKKSHSEGMSMDEFRGGNDQSPRGRWHLEEGMQSPSKQIREGEEEEEERREKYHHESQEHGFSHQQEREESEESEEREEGKEPFKAKGYRGKHRAGDSHEEKRGHGGERGEQAGGSHPGEAKLWEQWKHRQKHQEGSEEKGGSPGRRGPEELQEERPAEQGSEEHRDSWQQSQESREEENKRHHHSQESSEERRQHDGSHPSEGGMYLAGENQEQLARYLSEEKQRRAGGRARLRSREQEGSRQAREHKGQASRHHSTEDSLEEEEVVEKKHHSSDQVENEEEERFAERGEYRGHLPAEKEKRTAASYRPFYPLLWWKKQHLDKRDSAGEQLLEGREEGRPALSEKSLFPEYNDYEWWSEKQIQSALKHRRTEKRNPGKTNRYDMERQYNKMDQLAQLLNYKKKSAELPGLYSSGEDLKKRHVAGNDRRSLSQRPLTEEEEKQLENLATMDLELQNIAEKINSLRRG
- the CHGB gene encoding secretogranin-1 isoform X3; this encodes MQGEQGVWLCLLVSPPGCLLKQASKGAGIPAGASTVPVEKDHTEEMVTRCIVEVLSNALSKPNAPPINPECKEILKKSDKNDRERSENEQPEVRHPKDPAETENRPAGSVEKEQRQAEEESKTYMEGGDEEKLAREKGKSEEEEAGHHTPAQDETLHTEEKKQYQEIGREEERNYHSEEESKEGRCCEDVEAAVLTKKSHSEGMSMDEFRGGNDQSPRGRWHLEEGMQSPSKQIREGEEEEEERREKYHHESQEHGFSHQQEREESEESEEREEGKEPFKAKGYRGKHRAGDSHEEKRGHGGERGEQAGGSHPGEAKLWEQWKHRQKHQEGSEEKGGSPGRRGPEELQEERPAEQGSEEHRDSWQQSQESREEENKRHHHSQESSEERRQHDGSHPSEGGMYLAGENQEQLARYLSEEKQRRAGGRARLRSREQEGSRQAREHKGQASRHHSTEDSLEEEEVVEKKHHSSDQVENEEEERFAERGEYRGHLPAEKEKRTAASYRPFYPLLWWKKQHLDKRDSAGEQLLEGREEGRPALSEKSLFPEYNDYEWWSEKQIQSALKHRRTEKRNPGKTNRYDMERQYNKMDQLAQLLNYKKKSAELPGLYSSGEDLKKRHVAGNDRRSLSQRPLTEEEEKQLENLATMDLELQNIAEKINSLRRG